Part of the Sporichthya brevicatena genome, GATGTCCGGATACGTCCGGCCTGTCCCGGGTCCGTTCGGCTGATGTGCCGCTGAAAGCCGGACGATTCCGCGGCCCGCCCCCCACGATGACCGCGGGGGTGTTCAGGGGTGGGCACGAGAGTAGGAATGCGTCAGGCCTGGGTGGCCGTCATCGCGCTGGCGACCGCGCTGTCGCTGCTGGTCGGGTCGGACGACTCGCCGGCCGCCGCGGGTGAGACCGCGCCCGGGCAGGTGGTCGTGGCCGAGACGGTCGCGAGCCAGACCTCCACCGGCGCCACCGACTCCGGCGACTCCGACCTCGCGGCGGCGGCCCCCGAGCCGATTCTGCTCCCGCCCGTGACCGCTCCGGCCGACTTCGGCCTCCTCGCCTCCAAGGCCGGCGTCCGGGTGAAGACCCACGTCGTCTCGGAGGAGTACGGCAACGCCCGCGCGCTTGACGTCTACACACCCCGTCAGTTGCGCGGACGGACCGGCCAGGCGCGGCCGACGATCGTCCTCGTCCACGGCGGGGGCTGGGTCAAGGGTGACCGCACCGACCTGGAGAAGCAGGCGGTTCAGCTCACGCAACTCGGCTACGTGGTGGTGTCGGTGAACTACCGCCTCGCCCAGCACGGGACGGCGGCCGAGCAGCGCGAGGACGTCCAGGCGGCGATCGCCTACGTGCGGAAGAACGCGTCGCGGCTGAACGTCGACCCGAAGCGCATGGTCCTCATCGGCAGCTCGGCCGGCGGCCA contains:
- a CDS encoding alpha/beta hydrolase; translation: MRQAWVAVIALATALSLLVGSDDSPAAAGETAPGQVVVAETVASQTSTGATDSGDSDLAAAAPEPILLPPVTAPADFGLLASKAGVRVKTHVVSEEYGNARALDVYTPRQLRGRTGQARPTIVLVHGGGWVKGDRTDLEKQAVQLTQLGYVVVSVNYRLAQHGTAAEQREDVQAAIAYVRKNASRLNVDPKRMVLIGSSAGGQIAASVATAGTGPNRFRGLVTLSGLLDPFYMVGTNPDYSGGVVPNLLLRCLPIECPDEYRAAAAVNQLDRTDPPSLLFHSAKEQSWGPEQAQAFQRAAHAVGVDSRLVVLPGRKHGIALWNQIFPVLRDWLAERV